GTGCATGACCTGCGAATGAGGCCTAGACACGCCTATCGGCCATTGTTAAGTATTAACTtatggataatttttttggaaaattgtttatagtgttAATTTTCCATAAAGTGTTTATACTggaaaaaacacatttatagtTAGTATAACCATTAGTTAGGTAACTATttcgatttattaaaattaaattataaaaacaatcaataacttatattttaatatattttaaacttttttaaaacaaatatatattatacttcgtGCAAAAGCTTTACGACTATGAgttatgactataatataaactctTAAATGGTTCTTTTTGGTGTgtctaaataagtaaataaatttttttatagataaagcCCAAgtcataaaatcatttaaagttGTGTAGTccattattagtttatacttGAGATATTATGTGTTGAACTGCGGATGGCTTTGatttattgtaggtataatacttaatagaatTGTATTGaagaagatattatatttaggttaATTACACAGTGCTTGAATTGTAAAAAtcttttcactttaaaaatcatttgttaTTTACTGACAACTTATgagtaatgataaattatttctgaTTATAAATGCACAATACGCTTAAACATAGAGTAAGGATTTTTTCCATAAATTGgtcatatttatttgattcctCCCCTACTATAaatcaacaataacaatttgttaatatatataattactaattaagttacattactttcatttttttattttcggatgtgtaatttattttcataatattaatgataagcataatataaatcgACAAAGGTTTACATCTAAAgttttgatgattttatttttagtgttgaATGGGTATGGATACCAAATTAaccaacttataataataataataataataatacgaatggAAAAGGTGCTTAAAATCTGtagattttgatttaaatattttatttttattgtagataTCACGAATTaagatatcataaaaaaagatattacaTATCTTAATTCATGGTAGATATCGACACGACGACACATACTGATACTAATGCATACTATGTATAACAGCAAAAtaagtcaataaataaattactgtcTAAGAACTTTAAatcgaataattttaagaagaaTTTCGTTCAATTTTCCATATTGAATCTTTGTACGACGGAGAAAACACaagcaaaattttatttttgaactttacctattatttggatgtaatttattttgtcgatgtagcaataatattttcgtttatatatagtactatttatggcaactaaaaatattaaacttcacAAATAGCTATTAAAGATgttacatgttattatttataattcataatcatAAGGCATGATCATCGAgcggtatattaataataaaaaaccggCTTTTATTGTGGGGCCTCGGAGTTTTCTTAGGTGACCTGACTCTCACTCCAATCTTGGCAATGTGCCTGTACGGACAGTTGTGGAGATGACTTAAAGATAACCATTATTTTcccattaattttgaattggaaaaaaatcaataaatatgaatCTATAATTGGCCTTTTTTTCGCTTTTACACAGCGGTTTAATTAGTACAACTTACCCAGGCCACTACGATTAAAAGTGGTGCCACAACAACCCTAAAGTTTCTAACAACAAAACGATGttgatacaattatacatattcattTAGGTTAAGACTATTATTTTGGTTACCACTATATGTCCGTATAACCTTGCTATATAATTATGAGTTAGGTGATATATATGTAGGACgcaggtacatattatttgtaatggtATTAATAAGAGActgctatatatttatagaatatttaaatagatacggATATTATACTCACTACAGTGATTGAGTGATAGCAGTATAGGTGcaccaataatttaaagatcCCATCAGtatggaatatatttttgatattaaaacataaagttCTCATTTTTTAGGTTAGTAAGTTAGCGTACtcagtaaaattgtaaataaatcatttttttaagtattgatCTTTTCcacttacctatatataattgtaataaaaactatattatgtcgTTTTAAGTTTCATACCCATTAATCTATgttttgtttcaaattttgttatttgttattaaaataagatatatatagatattcttaatttaagtCGTAGTTTGAATTAGTTTTCTTTCACAGCTTAGATAGGTATtagtattgattaaatatacttattacgtATTAAGTACCCAACAAAGTACCAAGCTATGAAcggatgatatatatatatatatatatatatcctatataattactatacaacTTTATGACctattttggttttatatgaagcattgaacattttttgtataatagacTTTGTCTATTtgcgtaaatatttaatattatattagaagtaTCAAGTATATCATGATAAGTGATGACATCATGATTACattgtaatgatataaaaataaatcgtttgAAGACAAAAGTGCAGTATTCAACTCCTATAGTCCTTAATGATTGAACAATTTTCAAGgctaatgtacataatatattacaacataatgttatacatcaattgaaaaaaaagaaacattataagttaatgttatacatattaagaaCGAAATACAGGTTAAAAAGAGATTCTCGTTTGTTAGACATACTCGGTGGATCGGGTGATATCGGCCTTAATAACTATGgcagtataataaatgttattgtgaTGTAAAGGGACGTAGAATGGATAAAAACGTttgataaaatcatataaaccaACTGACACATTgacacaattataattttcatttctttTTACGTAGATATGCCTAAGGTTCATATAAACCCTATTTCCCCCCGGGTTAGACGACTTGTTTCCACTGAAAATAACcatgttcaaataattaaactgaTCAGGTTAACTCCTTTGTCCTTTGATAACAATACTGAATGTTTTCCTAATTCAATCATGCAggttattggtttttatgttGTCTTAACTGCTCGTTGtactaaataatgtaaatactttaaattataaataactataactattatttttcttaatatatatattacaatacaattttatagatCCAGTCCTATGATAAATTGGTTCGTGATGaagaaagtaaattaaatgtaaaccaAGGAATAAAATTAGGATGGGTCGAAGGTGTGCTGAACCCATGTTTACTCAGTATTTGGGGTGTTATGCTTTTCTTGCGGATGCCTTGGATTGTTGGACAAGCTGGCATATTTGattcaattttgattattttcatatcacttataataataattatcactaCATTTTCATTGTCAGCCATCAGTACTAATGGACGAGTTAAAGGAggtatcgtatataatattatatatttattcaatagctAGTATAGTTTAAGATTTAGAGCAAAGTTatgaatgtattgaatttCTACTgatgtatgtttaataataaaaataaaaataattatatatttagtacctattcaggaaaataaaaattagaaaattacctgtatattttaaaataattgagaaaacTAACAATAAACGACAGAAAACATGaaaattaacacaataaatCAGTTTATAACagcattaaatttgtttttttattgtaattcaaataggtataactatagggaattaaaatgtataatagcgTTTTcttgatataatacaattttaaaaatactagttGTTTTACTTacttatagacatttaaaattttatactaggttttttctatttttattgaaaacttttttttcttagtacaacatcattaataatttaattcaaggtTTCTCATAAGTAGCTCTTTCAGAAATTAAAGaaatccaaaatatttatctttaattaatttttttatttgcatttgaagttcaattaaattgatatataacaattttaatatattgctgtaaataaaaaaaatcattaaaaagaaacttctcagtattatatgtattataaataatataattttcaaaatatttattatatttctaagctatttatatttgCAACATAGAACTATTATTTACACCATTCTATACAGTacgttagtatttatttatttttaattaaaactttttttttgattataataatttaatacaatattataataattgttatgtaatcaatacttataatgtatatttacatatatatatatatatatatatgtataataatttacattatattaatgtattatctaCATGCGATGATTTcgataaaaattcttataacCTACCGTATTACTAATAGTATTACAGTGAAAATTacagtaaattttataatattcttattaattgaGTCTCAAACATAGTTTAAactcagaattgtttttcgtattcAAAATATCCAATTGTGAAGTAGTGATTTACTCATTGACGACGTTTATTCCAAAGCCTAAACCTATACGAAATTGTCCCCCTAGGTTTTCACAACAgctctaaattattaatactaatatttataactttgtatttgtaaaatttgaaacctaatgtatttttcacaaaaaataaaatagacggGTTTAGGGGTTATCCATCACAAGGGGTCACATCATCTGGAAACTGATGGtgccaatattttattacataaatgcaactttttataactaaaggtttttaatttactatctaATATTTTCACCATAGCATAAGTTTTAACAGATGGTGGCCCAGTTTCACATAACCCATCTACCTGTCGAATGTATCAGTTCTAAAtcgatgttaatattttacaatgtttcataatttgttacctttatattcatatcataATTCGAATATTAATAGATCGGGAGCTAGTTATATGCGTTATAacctagtataatttatttcaaataaaaaatattaagttgcacCAGTTTGGATTCGACGTGACATCTCGGGAATTTACATTACGGATATAAAACCTACTACATGTATAGTTTAGCAGTGGTTCTTAACcttttaaaattgtctacgctcataattgtaaaataattttgcgaACTAcagtcataaaataaaactatataattatgtatattatttaaactaggtacatagtataaatttaaaattacataggtatatacaaatttatatattagtcaatgatttataatttaaggcTAATATTTAGCATTTTAATGTCACACAATtccatttgtaaaaattattatgcgcTTATTCCAGATAATAATTGAAAGGATAATGAGGAAAagagatttaaaaattcattatgcTAATAGTGTCTAGAATCTATATTTAACTTGATTTATAGttgaaaactaatattataatccctTAGGgggcttatattttattatttccagaTCGATTGGGCCGGAATTCGGTGCGTCTATTGGAATCCTATTGGCATTAGCCAATACCATTTTAGTAGCGTTGAACACAATCGGATtttgtttatcattaaaatcccTATTGCATACGTTTAATATACATGCAATGGATtccaattttgtatttatactaaCGGGGTTTATAGCGATACTTATTATGGGAATATTGTGTTGTGTAGGCATGGACGATGAAGCTAAAGTTAGAAATGTTAACGACAGTATTATAggcagttattattatttttaaaatgtaattatatttctagattcaaaatatattgctaatttttattgttggaGCAATTTTTGACGTCTTAATCGGATCATTTTTAGGACCAACTACCGATGTTGCAATAGCTTCAGGCTTCACTGGACTAagcagtaaatttattttaacaattatggttatcatttatagtatttagttACAGAAatgatcattatttttcagtgAAGACATTCAAAGAAAATTGGTATTCAGATTATACGACCGATCaatcattttttacaatttttgccGTTTTTTTCCCGTCTGTAACAGGTATACAAGCTGGAGCAAATATATCTGGAGATCTTAAGGTATTTACTTATACTTaagaatatcaaatattatttttggctataattataaatatggcGATTTTTTAGGATCCAAGTGCTTCAATACCGAAGGGAACTCTATTATCGATTCTCATCACCATTACttcatatattgttttagtatTGGTACCCGGAGCGGTTCAATTAAGAGATGCAAGTGGTAATCCAAACGAATTACTTaatggattttatttaaattgttcatttaGAAATTGTACTCAAGGATTACACAATaacgaaaatgtaataatatttatatttatcatgatatattcatatgggtaggtaattaattaaataataactagatggctctataataaaatgtaataaactgATACCAATGATTCGTTGTATTATCAATCATCTGAAAATGTAAACTtacaaattactatataatacacattatatgttactaatttattattgaatttaaatattgttacagGTAATGCAGACGATATCTTTATGGTCGTATCTTATATACCTTGGTTGTTTTGCAGCTACCTTAAGCACTGCTTTAACCGCCTTAATTGCTGttcctaaaatattacaaaggaTGGGTCAAGATGATATTTATCCATTTCTTAAATACTTATCAAAAGGTTATGGAAAATCAAATGAACCTTATCGAGCTCACGTCCTAGCTATTGTAATTTCgtcaatatttcttttaattggtattaaatacaattgattaatataaaataattgttcattaaaaaccaaatctttgtatttcatattaaaatattagaatatctataataatagtgcatttttagtaggtatagttgtaattttttgCATATGCCTATTGCCtattcaataatcaataatgaaaGGcttatataaacacattttaaacttttttggtATATTcgcctatatttttttacaggtGAACTGAATGAGATCGCATCATTCATCTCAACGATTTATTTGTGTGCATACgctttgttaaatttatgtacatttcaTGTAGCACATTTTCAACCATTAGGTTGGAGGCCATCATACGAAGTATTtactaatactatattatatcattataaatacaatagtatataatataatactagacaaataacataacattattgaATGCATCCTAATTGCACGCCATTTCTTAGAGGAGTATGTCCAAATCTTATGCCATGTGTCCACAAGTTTATTTATCATGCACGATGCATTTATATGCACAACTTAAActtgatttttctaaatttttttaaaataaatcatgaaGAAAAACgctttatgatataattgttACAACCGATTAGTTTCTAgatcgaaatatttttatatccgaGTTTTAacgtaagttttttaaaaaacaaaaataggaaaataaagtttaagttGTGCACGTAagtgcataataaataaagataaacttGTAGGTACACGGAATGCAATTCGGACAGACCTCTCTGAGAGGTGGCATGCAATACCGACAAACCTCACTAATGGTTGGCATGCAATTTGGAcattctaatttatatttatttttattggcatGCAATTCGGATGCACcgacattaatataaataatttatttttctagttttaTAACAAATGGTTAAGTCTTGCTGGagctattatttgttttttggtaATGATCCTTATTG
This sequence is a window from Rhopalosiphum maidis isolate BTI-1 chromosome 1, ASM367621v3, whole genome shotgun sequence. Protein-coding genes within it:
- the LOC113551387 gene encoding bumetanide-sensitive sodium-(potassium)-chloride cotransporter-like codes for the protein MTEQVDVKRKTYHWKNQIQSYDKLVRDEESKLNVNQGIKLGWVEGVLNPCLLSIWGVMLFLRMPWIVGQAGIFDSILIIFISLIIIIITTFSLSAISTNGRVKGGGLYFIISRSIGPEFGASIGILLALANTILVALNTIGFCLSLKSLLHTFNIHAMDSNFVFILTGFIAILIMGILCCVGMDDEAKIQNILLIFIVGAIFDVLIGSFLGPTTDVAIASGFTGLSMKTFKENWYSDYTTDQSFFTIFAVFFPSVTGIQAGANISGDLKDPSASIPKGTLLSILITITSYIVLVLVPGAVQLRDASGNPNELLNGFYLNCSFRNCTQGLHNNENVMQTISLWSYLIYLGCFAATLSTALTALIAVPKILQRMGQDDIYPFLKYLSKGYGKSNEPYRAHVLAIVISSIFLLIGELNEIASFISTIYLCAYALLNLCTFHVAHFQPLGWRPSYEFYNKWLSLAGAIICFLVMILIDKQMSVIVGCIIWILYIIAAEKKDDINWGSSKQIQQIKTVINNVYMADTIQQHVKNYVPNIMVLSGEPESRKELVYLAHIITKNNGLQTCINIIKNPLIQKQKKELLEKGANWLNQTGIKSLYNVLDNIDLDIGVHIINSCGHGILKPNIIVIGYKHGWFKCTDDDIQTYLNILNLSNMDGIATIIVRLPKTDTIIESEDNNLTNNKQIRFYEDENVNSKALINKEEKYQAKEFDCSVKMHDTEFSFVTKRNNGTVDVWWLFDDGGLALIIAHIFKSCDTWKKCKFRIFGVTDQLNNVDTEKNKLKQLLSMYRIQFDFVDVVLAKETSLKTMGNFTTLWNQQFINQKSQQQDNEKYNEQSVIDTLYVKDLLETYSMQSNLIILSSSKTTEKLDQIHMYWMEVITRELPPCIIIHGNTIQTVTASA